A portion of the Coturnix japonica isolate 7356 chromosome 4, Coturnix japonica 2.1, whole genome shotgun sequence genome contains these proteins:
- the GNPDA2 gene encoding glucosamine-6-phosphate isomerase 2 isoform X2 — protein sequence MRRAARSTATSALGQVLPDRVCVRGGGWRLFGGCFQLAVLSGLPGVSGFTSSYKFFAARMRLVILEDYDQASEWAAKYICNRIIQFKPTQGRYFTLGLPTGSTPLGCYKKLIEYHKNGDLSFKYVKTFNMDEYVGLPRNHPESYHSYMWNNFFKHIDIDPNNAHILDGNAPDLQVECDAFEKKIEEAGGIDLFVGGIGPDGHIAFNEPGSSLSSRTRLKTLAMDTILANAKYFDGDLSKVPTMALTVGVGTVMDAREVMILITGAHKAFALYKAIEEGVNHMWTVSAFQQHPRTIFVCDEDATLELRVKTVKYFKGKLHIIEKIIIQVL from the exons ATGCGCCGAGCCGCCCGCAGCACGGCGACGTCCGCTCTTGGCCAGGTGCTTCCGGATCGTGTGTGCGTGAGGGGCGGCGGCTGGAGGCTGTTCGGGGGCTGCTTCCAGCTGGCGGTGCTGAGCGGTCTGCCGGGGGTGAGCGG GTTTACTTCATCATACAAGTTCTTTGCTGCCAGAATGAGGCTTGTCATTCTTGAAGACTATGATCAAGCAAGTGAATGGGCAGCCAAATACATCTGCAATCGTATTATCCAATTCAAGCCCACTCAAGGAAGATACTTCACACTTGGCCTACCAACAG GTAGTACGCCTTTGGGATGCTACAAAAAGCTGATAGAATATCACAAGAATGGAGATCTCTCTTTCAAATATGTGAAGACTTTCAACATGGATGAATATGTAG GACTGCCCAGAAATCATCCAGAGAGTTATCACTCGTATATGTGGAATAACTTCTTTAAACATATTGACATAGATCCAAATAATGCTCATATCCTTGATGGGAACGCTCCAGACTTACAGGTGGAATGTgatgcatttgaaaagaaaattgaagaagCAGGAGGGATTGATCTGTTTGTTGGAG GCATTGGTCCAGATGGCCACATTGCATTCAATGAACCCGGATCGAGTTTGTCTTCAAGAACAAGATTAAAGACTTTAGCAATGGACACCATTTTGGCAAATGCTAAATACTTTGATGGAGACTTATCTAAAGTACCAACTATGGCGCTTACGGTTGGTGTGGGTACAGTGATGGATGCTAGAGAA GTCATGATTCTTATAACGGGTGCACATAAAGCTTTTGCATTATACAAAGCTATTGAAGAAGGTGTCAATCATATGTGGACagtttctgctttccagcagcaccCTCGTACTATCTTTGTCTGTGATGAAGATGCTACGTTAGAACTAAGAGTCAAAACTGTGAAGTACTTTAAAG
- the GNPDA2 gene encoding glucosamine-6-phosphate isomerase 2 isoform X1 produces MRRAARSTATSALGQVLPDRVCVRGGGWRLFGGCFQLAVLSGLPGVSGFTSSYKFFAARMRLVILEDYDQASEWAAKYICNRIIQFKPTQGRYFTLGLPTGSTPLGCYKKLIEYHKNGDLSFKYVKTFNMDEYVGLPRNHPESYHSYMWNNFFKHIDIDPNNAHILDGNAPDLQVECDAFEKKIEEAGGIDLFVGGIGPDGHIAFNEPGSSLSSRTRLKTLAMDTILANAKYFDGDLSKVPTMALTVGVGTVMDAREVMILITGAHKAFALYKAIEEGVNHMWTVSAFQQHPRTIFVCDEDATLELRVKTVKYFKGLMHVHNKLVDPLYSMKEN; encoded by the exons ATGCGCCGAGCCGCCCGCAGCACGGCGACGTCCGCTCTTGGCCAGGTGCTTCCGGATCGTGTGTGCGTGAGGGGCGGCGGCTGGAGGCTGTTCGGGGGCTGCTTCCAGCTGGCGGTGCTGAGCGGTCTGCCGGGGGTGAGCGG GTTTACTTCATCATACAAGTTCTTTGCTGCCAGAATGAGGCTTGTCATTCTTGAAGACTATGATCAAGCAAGTGAATGGGCAGCCAAATACATCTGCAATCGTATTATCCAATTCAAGCCCACTCAAGGAAGATACTTCACACTTGGCCTACCAACAG GTAGTACGCCTTTGGGATGCTACAAAAAGCTGATAGAATATCACAAGAATGGAGATCTCTCTTTCAAATATGTGAAGACTTTCAACATGGATGAATATGTAG GACTGCCCAGAAATCATCCAGAGAGTTATCACTCGTATATGTGGAATAACTTCTTTAAACATATTGACATAGATCCAAATAATGCTCATATCCTTGATGGGAACGCTCCAGACTTACAGGTGGAATGTgatgcatttgaaaagaaaattgaagaagCAGGAGGGATTGATCTGTTTGTTGGAG GCATTGGTCCAGATGGCCACATTGCATTCAATGAACCCGGATCGAGTTTGTCTTCAAGAACAAGATTAAAGACTTTAGCAATGGACACCATTTTGGCAAATGCTAAATACTTTGATGGAGACTTATCTAAAGTACCAACTATGGCGCTTACGGTTGGTGTGGGTACAGTGATGGATGCTAGAGAA GTCATGATTCTTATAACGGGTGCACATAAAGCTTTTGCATTATACAAAGCTATTGAAGAAGGTGTCAATCATATGTGGACagtttctgctttccagcagcaccCTCGTACTATCTTTGTCTGTGATGAAGATGCTACGTTAGAACTAAGAGTCAAAACTGTGAAGTACTTTAAAG GTTTAATGCATGTGCACAATAAACTCGTGGACCCACTGTACagtatgaaagaaaactga
- the GNPDA2 gene encoding glucosamine-6-phosphate isomerase 2 isoform X3, whose translation MRRAARSTATSALGQVLPDRVCVRGGGWRLFGGCFQLAVLSGLPGVSGFTSSYKFFAARMRLVILEDYDQASEWAAKYICNRIIQFKPTQGRYFTLGLPTGSTPLGCYKKLIEYHKNGDLSFKYVKTFNMDEYVGLPRNHPESYHSYMWNNFFKHIDIDPNNAHILDGNAPDLQVECDAFEKKIEEAGGIDLFVGGIGPDGHIAFNEPGSSLSSRTRLKTLAMDTILANAKYFDGDLSKVPTMALTVGVGTVMDAREVMILITGAHKAFALYKAIEEGVNHMWTVSAFQQHPRTIFVCDEDATLELRVKTVKYFKGEH comes from the exons ATGCGCCGAGCCGCCCGCAGCACGGCGACGTCCGCTCTTGGCCAGGTGCTTCCGGATCGTGTGTGCGTGAGGGGCGGCGGCTGGAGGCTGTTCGGGGGCTGCTTCCAGCTGGCGGTGCTGAGCGGTCTGCCGGGGGTGAGCGG GTTTACTTCATCATACAAGTTCTTTGCTGCCAGAATGAGGCTTGTCATTCTTGAAGACTATGATCAAGCAAGTGAATGGGCAGCCAAATACATCTGCAATCGTATTATCCAATTCAAGCCCACTCAAGGAAGATACTTCACACTTGGCCTACCAACAG GTAGTACGCCTTTGGGATGCTACAAAAAGCTGATAGAATATCACAAGAATGGAGATCTCTCTTTCAAATATGTGAAGACTTTCAACATGGATGAATATGTAG GACTGCCCAGAAATCATCCAGAGAGTTATCACTCGTATATGTGGAATAACTTCTTTAAACATATTGACATAGATCCAAATAATGCTCATATCCTTGATGGGAACGCTCCAGACTTACAGGTGGAATGTgatgcatttgaaaagaaaattgaagaagCAGGAGGGATTGATCTGTTTGTTGGAG GCATTGGTCCAGATGGCCACATTGCATTCAATGAACCCGGATCGAGTTTGTCTTCAAGAACAAGATTAAAGACTTTAGCAATGGACACCATTTTGGCAAATGCTAAATACTTTGATGGAGACTTATCTAAAGTACCAACTATGGCGCTTACGGTTGGTGTGGGTACAGTGATGGATGCTAGAGAA GTCATGATTCTTATAACGGGTGCACATAAAGCTTTTGCATTATACAAAGCTATTGAAGAAGGTGTCAATCATATGTGGACagtttctgctttccagcagcaccCTCGTACTATCTTTGTCTGTGATGAAGATGCTACGTTAGAACTAAGAGTCAAAACTGTGAAGTACTTTAAAGGTGAGCACTGA
- the GNPDA2 gene encoding glucosamine-6-phosphate isomerase 2 isoform X4 has translation MRLVILEDYDQASEWAAKYICNRIIQFKPTQGRYFTLGLPTGSTPLGCYKKLIEYHKNGDLSFKYVKTFNMDEYVGLPRNHPESYHSYMWNNFFKHIDIDPNNAHILDGNAPDLQVECDAFEKKIEEAGGIDLFVGGIGPDGHIAFNEPGSSLSSRTRLKTLAMDTILANAKYFDGDLSKVPTMALTVGVGTVMDAREVMILITGAHKAFALYKAIEEGVNHMWTVSAFQQHPRTIFVCDEDATLELRVKTVKYFKGLMHVHNKLVDPLYSMKEN, from the exons ATGAGGCTTGTCATTCTTGAAGACTATGATCAAGCAAGTGAATGGGCAGCCAAATACATCTGCAATCGTATTATCCAATTCAAGCCCACTCAAGGAAGATACTTCACACTTGGCCTACCAACAG GTAGTACGCCTTTGGGATGCTACAAAAAGCTGATAGAATATCACAAGAATGGAGATCTCTCTTTCAAATATGTGAAGACTTTCAACATGGATGAATATGTAG GACTGCCCAGAAATCATCCAGAGAGTTATCACTCGTATATGTGGAATAACTTCTTTAAACATATTGACATAGATCCAAATAATGCTCATATCCTTGATGGGAACGCTCCAGACTTACAGGTGGAATGTgatgcatttgaaaagaaaattgaagaagCAGGAGGGATTGATCTGTTTGTTGGAG GCATTGGTCCAGATGGCCACATTGCATTCAATGAACCCGGATCGAGTTTGTCTTCAAGAACAAGATTAAAGACTTTAGCAATGGACACCATTTTGGCAAATGCTAAATACTTTGATGGAGACTTATCTAAAGTACCAACTATGGCGCTTACGGTTGGTGTGGGTACAGTGATGGATGCTAGAGAA GTCATGATTCTTATAACGGGTGCACATAAAGCTTTTGCATTATACAAAGCTATTGAAGAAGGTGTCAATCATATGTGGACagtttctgctttccagcagcaccCTCGTACTATCTTTGTCTGTGATGAAGATGCTACGTTAGAACTAAGAGTCAAAACTGTGAAGTACTTTAAAG GTTTAATGCATGTGCACAATAAACTCGTGGACCCACTGTACagtatgaaagaaaactga